One Archocentrus centrarchus isolate MPI-CPG fArcCen1 unplaced genomic scaffold, fArcCen1 scaffold_55_ctg1, whole genome shotgun sequence genomic region harbors:
- the degs1 gene encoding LOW QUALITY PROTEIN: sphingolipid delta(4)-desaturase DES1 (The sequence of the model RefSeq protein was modified relative to this genomic sequence to represent the inferred CDS: inserted 3 bases in 3 codons; deleted 2 bases in 2 codons) has protein sequence MGNRVAREDFEWVYTDQPHADRRKEILAKYPEIKTLMGPDQRLKWIVCMMVAIQFTAFYLVKDLDWKWVLFWTYAFGSCINHXMTLAIHEIXHNTAFGNNKAMWNRYFAMFANLPVGLPYSASFKRYHLDHHRYLGGDGIDVDIPTEFEGWFFCTRLRKFVWIILQPLFYAIRPLCINPKPITQLELTNVAFQITFDILLCWLWGAKPVVYMLAGSMLGMGLHPISGHFIAEHYMFLKGHETYSYYGSLNLLTFNVGYHNEHHDFPSIPGRRLPMVRKIAAEYYDDXPQYTSWVKVLYDFIMDDTLSPYSRIKRKLKGEVKQE, from the exons CCAAATATCCAGAA ATCAAAACTCTGATGGGTCCTGACCAGAGGCTGAAATGGATCGTGTGCATGATGGTGGCGATACAGTTTACAGCTTTCTACCTGGTCAAAGACTTAGACTGGAAATGGGTCCTGTTTTGGACTTATGCATTTGGCAGCTGCATCAACC TCATGACCCTCGCTATTCACGAGA TCCACAATACAGCGTTTGGAAACAACAAGGCCATGTGGAACCGCTACTTCGCCATGTTTGCAAACCTGCCGGTCGGCCTGCCCTATTCTGCTTCTTTCAAACGCTATCACCTG GACCATCACCGCTACCTGGGCGGAGATGGCATCGATGTAGATATCCCTACTGAGTTCGAAGGCTGGTTCTTCTGCACTCGCCTCCGCAAGTTTGTCTGGATTATTCTGCAGCCACTTTTCTATGCTATACGGCCCCTTTGCATCAACCCTAAACCCATCACTCAGCTGGAGCTGACCAATGTGGCTTTCCAGATCACCTTTGACATCCTGCTCTGCTGGTTGTGGGGGGCTAAGCCTGTGGTGTACATGTTGGCTGGCTCAATGCTGGGAATGGGCTTGCATCCCATTTCTGGTCACTTCATCGCTGAACACTATATGTTCCTAAAGGGTCACGAGACGTACTCCTATTATGGTTCCCTCAATCTGCTCACCTTCAATGTGGGCTACCACAATGAGCACCATGACTTCCCCAGCATTCCAGGACGCAGGCTGCCCATG GTCAGGAAAATAGCTGCAGAATACTATGATG CGCCTCAGTACACATCTTGGGTGAAGGTTCTGTACGACTTCATTATGGACGACACGCTGAGCCCGTACTCACGGATCAAGAGGAAGCTGAAAGGAGAAGTCAAACAGGagtag